From Spirosoma aerolatum, one genomic window encodes:
- a CDS encoding enzyme of heme biosynthesis has product MNTIRIEQLKQFIEEEPDEPFNVYALAMEYLSSRPEEARVYFDQLLAKHPDYLPTYYHAAALYAERAEREYTAELYEKGIALAQKQQNQKALQELKRAQQAFEEDDDD; this is encoded by the coding sequence ATGAATACCATACGTATTGAGCAATTAAAGCAATTTATAGAAGAAGAACCGGATGAGCCGTTCAATGTTTATGCACTGGCGATGGAATACCTCAGTAGTCGACCGGAGGAAGCCCGTGTTTATTTCGATCAGCTGCTGGCTAAACATCCGGATTATCTGCCTACTTATTACCACGCAGCAGCTTTATATGCCGAGCGGGCTGAGCGTGAGTATACGGCTGAGTTATACGAAAAAGGAATTGCGCTGGCTCAGAAACAGCAAAACCAGAAAGCCCTACAAGAGCTAAAACGGGCTCAGCAGGCATTTGAAGAGGACGATGATGATTAG
- a CDS encoding PadR family transcriptional regulator, which produces MKKTVLGELEEMVLLVVAASTEDVYGVPVLEQLQQQTGRSFTISAIHTTLYRLEEKGFLTSSVGGATAERGGRSKRLFSLTTEGGRVLLEIQQMRTRLWEAIPQGKFQLLGL; this is translated from the coding sequence ATGAAAAAGACTGTATTGGGTGAGTTAGAAGAAATGGTGCTTCTGGTAGTGGCTGCCAGCACGGAGGATGTATATGGGGTGCCGGTTTTGGAGCAACTTCAGCAACAAACCGGTCGAAGCTTCACCATCAGTGCTATACATACGACCCTGTATCGACTCGAAGAAAAGGGCTTTCTGACCTCCTCAGTGGGTGGTGCAACGGCCGAACGAGGAGGACGAAGCAAGCGTTTGTTTAGCCTTACAACCGAAGGGGGAAGGGTGCTGCTGGAGATTCAGCAGATGCGAACCCGACTTTGGGAGGCTATTCCTCAAGGCAAATTTCAACTTCTGGGTCTTTAA